The nucleotide window CGGTTTCCACGCAGAGTTGGAAAACACCACTTGGAGAAGTTGAGAGCGATCTTGAGTTCATAAAAGCTATGCCGAAGAGAATTGTAGCTGAAGACGAAATGGCTCATGTTGAGGAGCACAGCGCTGAAGTTCAGCTCCCGTTTCTGCAGTTTGCCCATAGCAAATTCAAAATCGTTGTCATTTGCCTTAGACTTCAAGACGAGGACACCGCAAAGGATGTCGCTGAAGAGATCTTACAAGCAGAGAAGAAGACTGGCAGAAAAATCGTCTTAATTGCTTCTTCAGACATGCACCACTATCTTAGCGACGCCGAGTGCAGAAAAAGAGACAGGATCATAATAGATGCGATTCTTTCTATGGATCTTGCAAGGTATTACACGAAGATCTACGAGATCGACGCGAGTGTCTGTGGTTATGGCGCGATAGCAGTTGCGATGAACTATGCGATTGCGAAGAATGCAAAGGCAGAGCTTGTGGACTACTCAACGAGCGGAGAAGTTGCGGACAAGAGCTTTGT belongs to Archaeoglobaceae archaeon and includes:
- a CDS encoding MEMO1 family protein, whose protein sequence is MRRPAVAGSFYPSRKEELEKMLRKFIEPKKDDKVVACVSPHAGYIYSGKTAGKVHSLLPDAETFVIVCPNHTGLGLPVAVSTQSWKTPLGEVESDLEFIKAMPKRIVAEDEMAHVEEHSAEVQLPFLQFAHSKFKIVVICLRLQDEDTAKDVAEEILQAEKKTGRKIVLIASSDMHHYLSDAECRKRDRIIIDAILSMDLARYYTKIYEIDASVCGYGAIAVAMNYAIAKNAKAELVDYSTSGEVADKSFVVGYAGIVFRAQN